The Desulfobulbaceae bacterium genome segment ACAGCTAAGCGAGTTTGCGAGACTGCGAAGCAGATGGAGTGCCCGGTGAACGTTTACTATTTTTCAACGCCTGACTCTGCTTTACTTCAGCAACTGAGACCCTCTTAACACTGCAATCGCCCAGGTACCTTTCCAGTAAAACCATCCATCATCAACCATAAAAGTGTACTTGACAAACAGCAGCTCTTCATTATAGCTTGCAAACAGGCCCATCACCCCCAGTCCTACCAGCAGCAGTGATGAGTGGCCCTGCCCCCTACTGACATAAAATATTGCAATCTTTCACCCGATACTTAAAACATAGGAGAGTAGTTATGCCCATTATGTCCTGGACTGACACGTACAGCGTTGGAATTGCAGAAATCGACCAACAGCACAAAAAACTTATTGAACTGATTAACGCCTTGCATGATGCGATGGCAAAAGGCCAAGCCAAAACTGTCCTTGGCAAGATTCTTAGCGACTTGATCACTTACTGTGCCAGTCATTTTGCCTTGGAAGAAAAGCTCTTCGACACTCATGGTTATCCTGATTCTACTGACCACAAAGACAAGCACCATAAAATGACCTCAAAGGTACTGGCGCTTCAGCAACAGTTTGAGCAGGGGAAAGTCACCATTACCCTGGACGTCATGGACTTCCTCCAACAATGGCTCGACAAGCATATCCTCGGCACTGACAAAAAATACGCTCCATTCTTGAACAGTAAGGGAGTTAAATAGTCACAGCCAGCCCAACCTTTCGGATCACGCTGGGGACAGACCCCATAAACCGCAGTCCAGACTGAGTGCAGCACCCCTGTCTCAAGTCGTAGAGACTTTTTTCTTGACACCACACCCTCAAACAAGATAAATAGGATAAAAATTATCTTATTTATCTCAACAGAGAATGCGATGAAAATCACCATGGCTGCCGAATACGCGGTTCGCTGCGTCCTGTATCTTGCAAAAAAAAGACGGGACGCTTTGGTCAGCCGCCAGGAGATCGCGGATCAAGCCAATATTCCAGATCCGTTTTTAGCCAAAATCGCCCAAGATCTGGCCAAAGCC includes the following:
- a CDS encoding bacteriohemerythrin, yielding MPIMSWTDTYSVGIAEIDQQHKKLIELINALHDAMAKGQAKTVLGKILSDLITYCASHFALEEKLFDTHGYPDSTDHKDKHHKMTSKVLALQQQFEQGKVTITLDVMDFLQQWLDKHILGTDKKYAPFLNSKGVK